The following proteins are encoded in a genomic region of Chloroflexota bacterium:
- a CDS encoding type III PLP-dependent enzyme yields MLTHAAPSIENLKHLFASVPETPALLIDRNVLREDFLAFKRSFTGSRICYAIKANSHPDVLSELHALGCDFEISSLGELRILQGIGVPGHRIITSNPIKSPLFIKEAYAAGIRHFVYDSKAEIDKLAELAPNSSPCVRLTVPNEGSEWPLDKKFGVGPELALQLLLLAKAKGLKTAGVTFHIGSQNRQLKGWPIALQVVRDLWDKAKKKGIRLTTLNVGGGMPVYYTNPEFPSVQEIAKTVYAARDALFPAGTETFLEPGRAMIARAGTIVTTVVGVADRDGTRWVYIDTGIFQGLAEALGGIKYRYLSEAPGPVEQCTLAGPSCDSMDTIARDVMLPQVKVGDRIAIPACGAYTTCYGTDFNGFPSPRTIIVG; encoded by the coding sequence TTGCTCACACATGCAGCGCCGTCAATAGAAAATCTCAAGCACCTCTTCGCGAGCGTGCCTGAGACTCCCGCTCTCCTCATTGATCGCAACGTTCTCCGCGAAGATTTCCTCGCATTCAAGCGCAGCTTCACCGGCTCCCGCATCTGCTACGCCATCAAGGCGAACTCCCACCCGGACGTTTTGAGCGAGCTGCACGCCCTGGGCTGCGACTTCGAAATCTCCAGCCTGGGCGAGCTTCGCATCCTGCAAGGCATCGGCGTACCCGGCCACCGCATCATCACCAGCAATCCCATCAAGTCGCCGCTCTTCATCAAGGAAGCTTACGCCGCAGGCATCCGCCACTTCGTCTACGATTCCAAAGCCGAGATTGACAAGCTCGCCGAACTCGCTCCGAACTCCAGCCCTTGCGTCCGCCTCACGGTGCCGAACGAAGGCAGCGAATGGCCACTGGACAAGAAGTTCGGCGTGGGGCCGGAGCTGGCGCTCCAGCTTCTCCTGCTCGCCAAGGCCAAGGGCCTCAAGACGGCGGGCGTCACCTTCCACATCGGCTCCCAGAACCGCCAGCTGAAGGGCTGGCCCATCGCCCTCCAAGTGGTCCGCGATCTCTGGGACAAGGCGAAGAAGAAGGGCATCCGCCTCACCACGCTGAACGTTGGCGGCGGCATGCCCGTCTACTACACGAACCCCGAATTCCCCAGCGTGCAGGAGATCGCGAAGACGGTCTACGCCGCGCGCGACGCCCTCTTCCCCGCGGGCACGGAGACCTTCCTGGAGCCCGGCCGCGCCATGATCGCCCGCGCCGGCACCATCGTGACCACCGTGGTCGGCGTCGCCGATCGCGACGGCACGCGCTGGGTCTACATAGACACAGGCATCTTCCAGGGCCTGGCTGAAGCCCTGGGCGGCATCAAGTACCGCTACCTGAGCGAAGCGCCCGGCCCCGTGGAACAGTGCACCCTCGCGGGCCCCTCCTGCGATAGCATGGACACCATCGCCAGAGACGTCATGTTGCCCCAGGTGAAAGTCGGCGACCGCATCGCCATCCCCGCATGCGGCGCCTACACCACCTGCTACGGCACGGACTTCAACGGCTTTCCCAGCCCCCGCACCATCATCGTAGGATAG
- the speE gene encoding polyamine aminopropyltransferase translates to MPKFWFAESDPFAPINYRYKVNKRLFSKKSPYQHVKVFEHDFFGRIMTIDDVVQLADRDEFFYHEMLAHVPLHMHPAPKKVLIIGGGDGGTLREALKHPTVEKAVLIDIDALVIETSKRFFPQVAVAFKSPRATVLNMDGAKYMRETGERFDAVLVDSTDPVGPAKTLSTQDFFKTAANVLTPNGLFAMQTESLHYHIVFINQVQGYLGKVFPSVGLYAAPLATYAGNYWTFSIASKAKVQSWDPVRPAIKGTRIYDEEFHRKAIVPQKARDCFTAIGSGPYKRAAR, encoded by the coding sequence ATGCCAAAGTTCTGGTTCGCCGAGTCTGATCCCTTTGCGCCCATCAACTACCGCTACAAGGTGAACAAGCGTCTCTTCTCCAAGAAGAGCCCCTACCAGCACGTCAAAGTCTTCGAGCATGATTTCTTCGGGCGCATCATGACCATTGACGATGTGGTCCAGCTCGCGGACCGCGACGAGTTTTTCTACCACGAGATGCTGGCCCACGTGCCGCTCCACATGCACCCGGCGCCGAAAAAGGTCCTCATCATCGGCGGCGGCGATGGCGGCACCCTCCGCGAAGCCCTCAAGCATCCCACCGTGGAGAAGGCCGTCCTTATTGATATAGACGCCCTCGTCATCGAAACGTCCAAGCGCTTCTTCCCCCAGGTGGCCGTGGCCTTCAAATCGCCCAGGGCCACCGTCCTTAACATGGACGGCGCGAAGTATATGCGCGAGACCGGCGAGCGCTTCGATGCCGTTCTAGTGGACTCTACTGACCCCGTGGGCCCGGCGAAGACCCTGAGCACTCAGGACTTCTTCAAGACCGCGGCGAACGTCCTCACGCCCAACGGCCTCTTTGCCATGCAGACGGAGTCCTTGCACTACCACATCGTCTTCATCAACCAAGTGCAGGGCTATCTCGGCAAGGTCTTTCCGTCCGTCGGACTCTACGCCGCGCCCCTGGCCACCTATGCAGGCAACTATTGGACCTTCTCCATCGCCTCCAAGGCCAAGGTGCAGAGCTGGGACCCCGTCCGCCCCGCCATCAAGGGCACGCGCATCTACGATGAAGAGTTCCACCGCAAGGCCATCGTCCCCCAAAAGGCGCGCGATTGCTTCACGGCCATCGGCTCCGGCCCCTACAAGCGCGCCGCGCGGTAG
- a CDS encoding site-2 protease family protein, whose amino-acid sequence MFGSSIKIGRIFGIPIGVHYTWFIVFILITGILGSNYFPSEFPRWSGFQTWGVAILTSLLFFASVLAHELGHSLVAKRYDIGVKSITLFVFGGVAQIAKDPPRPKVEALIALAGPLVSLTIGGIFLGIYFAASDRNDSIAGLAYYLGSINIMVATFNMIPGFPLDGGRVFRAIVWAVKGNFVSATRFATTVGRGVGYLFIFIGVIRAFWYNDLSSGLWIAFIGWFLENAASQSYAQVAIRQALEGIYVREVMSRDTSFIFKRIDLQTLIDSYINFSGKRFFLVGEAEKWEGVLSLQDIRKVSREKRRETRVADVMVPVGKVATVKQSDELLKAIEIMDNADVNQVPVLDGERVVGVLSRENIVRLLRSRAELKAGA is encoded by the coding sequence GTGTTCGGCAGTTCCATAAAGATCGGGCGCATCTTCGGCATACCCATCGGCGTCCACTACACCTGGTTCATCGTCTTCATCCTTATCACCGGCATCCTGGGGAGCAACTACTTTCCCAGCGAATTCCCAAGATGGAGCGGGTTCCAAACTTGGGGCGTCGCCATCCTCACCAGCCTGCTCTTCTTCGCCTCCGTCCTGGCCCACGAGCTCGGCCACAGCCTCGTTGCCAAGAGGTACGATATCGGCGTCAAGAGCATCACCCTCTTCGTCTTCGGCGGCGTCGCCCAGATAGCCAAGGACCCGCCGCGGCCGAAGGTGGAGGCCCTCATCGCCCTCGCTGGGCCGCTGGTGAGCCTGACCATCGGCGGCATCTTCCTCGGCATCTATTTCGCCGCCAGCGATCGCAACGACTCCATCGCCGGGCTCGCCTACTATCTGGGCAGCATCAATATCATGGTCGCCACATTCAACATGATCCCCGGCTTTCCCTTGGACGGCGGCCGCGTCTTCCGCGCCATCGTCTGGGCCGTGAAGGGCAACTTCGTCAGCGCCACCCGCTTCGCCACCACGGTCGGGCGGGGCGTCGGCTATCTCTTCATCTTCATCGGCGTCATCCGCGCCTTCTGGTACAACGATCTCTCCAGCGGCCTCTGGATCGCCTTCATCGGCTGGTTCCTGGAGAACGCCGCCTCCCAGAGCTACGCCCAAGTCGCCATCCGCCAGGCCCTGGAAGGCATCTACGTGCGCGAAGTGATGTCCAGGGACACCTCCTTCATCTTCAAGCGCATAGACCTGCAGACGTTGATAGATAGCTACATCAACTTCTCCGGCAAGCGCTTCTTCCTCGTCGGCGAAGCGGAGAAGTGGGAGGGCGTCCTGAGCCTCCAGGACATCCGCAAGGTGTCGCGCGAAAAGCGCCGGGAGACCCGCGTGGCAGACGTGATGGTTCCCGTGGGGAAGGTTGCCACTGTCAAGCAATCAGACGAATTGCTCAAAGCAATAGAAATCATGGATAACGCCGACGTGAATCAGGTCCCTGTGCTGGATGGCGAGCGCGTCGTCGGCGTTCTGAGCCGGGAGAATATCGTGCGTCTCCTGAGGAGCCGGGCCGAGCTCAAAGCGGGCGCATAA
- a CDS encoding NADP-dependent malic enzyme: protein MNYGELSIKRHRETKGKVAIVSKMPLETIEDLSVAYTPGVAAVSLAIAAEKSLSFELTNRANTVAVVSDGTAVLGIGDQGPLGAMPVMEGKAILFKNLAGVDAIPICLDTKDPAEIVKTVRYLAPSFGGINLEDIAAPKCFEVEEALQDLGIPVFHDDQHGTAVVTLGGLINALAITGKKIKDVKIVMSGAGAAGWATTKILLDSGARDITLVDTKGTIHKGRTDLTPVKKKMLEVTNPRDIRGGIADALKGADVFIGVSAAGIVTPEMVRSMNKDPIIFAMANPVPEIMPDLAKKAGAAIVGTGRSDFANQINNCLAFPGIFRGALDVRAPRITSRMKVEAAKALAALVKRPTPEKVIPWALDKTVVPAVAQAVRDAWKSEAKGKVAVAGKAASAARGKA, encoded by the coding sequence ATGAATTACGGTGAACTTTCCATCAAGCGCCATCGGGAGACCAAAGGCAAAGTCGCTATCGTCTCCAAGATGCCCCTTGAGACCATAGAGGACCTTTCCGTCGCTTACACGCCCGGCGTCGCCGCCGTCAGCCTTGCCATCGCCGCCGAAAAGTCCCTCTCCTTCGAGCTGACCAACCGCGCCAATACCGTCGCCGTCGTTTCAGACGGCACCGCCGTCCTCGGCATCGGCGATCAAGGCCCCCTTGGCGCGATGCCCGTCATGGAAGGGAAGGCCATCCTCTTCAAGAACCTCGCAGGAGTTGATGCCATCCCAATCTGCTTGGACACCAAGGACCCTGCGGAGATCGTCAAGACTGTCCGCTACCTTGCTCCCAGTTTCGGCGGCATCAACCTGGAAGATATCGCCGCCCCCAAGTGCTTCGAGGTCGAAGAGGCGCTCCAAGACCTCGGCATCCCGGTCTTCCATGACGATCAGCACGGCACTGCCGTCGTCACCCTCGGCGGCCTCATCAACGCCCTAGCCATAACCGGGAAAAAGATCAAGGACGTGAAGATCGTGATGTCCGGCGCAGGCGCCGCAGGCTGGGCGACGACCAAGATCCTCCTGGATTCCGGCGCCCGCGATATCACCCTCGTGGACACCAAGGGCACCATCCACAAGGGCCGCACCGACCTCACGCCGGTCAAAAAGAAGATGCTCGAAGTGACGAACCCCCGCGATATCCGTGGCGGCATCGCCGACGCCCTCAAAGGCGCCGATGTCTTCATCGGCGTCTCCGCCGCAGGCATCGTCACGCCGGAGATGGTGCGCTCCATGAACAAAGACCCCATCATCTTCGCCATGGCGAACCCCGTGCCGGAAATCATGCCTGACCTGGCCAAGAAGGCCGGCGCGGCGATCGTCGGCACCGGCCGGAGCGATTTCGCCAACCAGATCAACAACTGCCTCGCCTTCCCCGGCATCTTCCGCGGCGCCCTGGATGTGCGCGCGCCGCGCATCACCTCGCGCATGAAGGTGGAGGCCGCAAAGGCCCTGGCCGCGCTGGTGAAGAGGCCCACTCCCGAGAAGGTCATCCCCTGGGCACTCGATAAGACCGTCGTCCCCGCCGTCGCTCAGGCCGTCCGCGACGCCTGGAAGTCGGAAGCCAAAGGGAAGGTCGCCGTCGCCGGCAAGGCCGCCTCCGCCGCCCGCGGCAAGGCCTAA
- a CDS encoding acyl-CoA dehydrogenase, whose amino-acid sequence MDFRLSAEDEAFRQEVRAFLLKELPKDWVGTMDESGTTDRPEVEKHMKRKLVEKNWLALPWPKKYGGYGADIMKQLVMNEEMGYYRAPGRDGQGIGLIGPCIMVHGTEEQKKEHLGKIARGEVVWCQGFSEPGAGSDLASLQTRAVADGDDYVINGSKIWTTLAHKSDWIHILTRTDSNAPKHKGITYFLLDMKTPGIEIRPLINMAGGHGFNQVFFNDVRVPKRNMLGDLNRGWYVATTTLDFERSMIGFSAGMRRTMDDAIAALRAITINGKSPLQDPLVQNKLADLTVGIQISRVLAYRVAWMQHKGLVPNMEASVNKCYSTEQSQRLVRTLLPMFQLYGMIAPKQKHTVMHGRLENTYMTTIPATIAAGASEIQRNIIATRGLGLPR is encoded by the coding sequence ATGGATTTCCGACTTTCCGCCGAAGACGAAGCCTTTCGCCAGGAGGTCCGCGCCTTCCTGCTCAAGGAGCTGCCCAAGGACTGGGTCGGCACGATGGACGAATCGGGCACGACGGACCGGCCCGAGGTTGAGAAGCACATGAAGAGGAAGCTGGTGGAGAAGAACTGGCTGGCCCTCCCGTGGCCGAAGAAGTACGGCGGCTACGGCGCGGACATCATGAAGCAGCTGGTGATGAACGAGGAGATGGGCTACTACCGCGCGCCGGGACGAGACGGCCAGGGGATCGGGCTCATCGGCCCGTGCATCATGGTGCACGGGACGGAGGAGCAGAAGAAGGAGCACCTTGGGAAGATCGCGCGGGGCGAAGTGGTCTGGTGCCAGGGCTTCAGTGAGCCGGGGGCCGGCTCCGACCTCGCTTCGCTGCAGACGCGGGCGGTGGCGGACGGCGACGACTACGTGATCAACGGCTCCAAGATATGGACGACGCTGGCGCATAAATCGGACTGGATACACATCCTCACGCGCACGGATTCGAACGCCCCCAAGCACAAGGGCATCACCTACTTCCTGCTGGACATGAAGACGCCGGGCATCGAGATCCGGCCCCTCATCAACATGGCGGGCGGCCACGGCTTCAACCAAGTCTTTTTCAACGATGTCCGCGTGCCGAAGCGCAATATGCTCGGCGACCTGAACCGGGGATGGTACGTGGCGACGACGACGCTCGACTTCGAACGCTCGATGATCGGCTTCTCCGCCGGGATGCGGCGGACGATGGACGATGCTATCGCGGCGCTCAGGGCGATCACGATCAATGGCAAGTCGCCGCTGCAGGACCCGCTGGTGCAGAACAAGCTGGCCGACTTGACCGTGGGCATCCAGATCAGCCGCGTGCTGGCCTATCGGGTGGCGTGGATGCAGCACAAGGGCCTGGTACCGAACATGGAGGCCTCAGTCAACAAGTGCTACTCCACGGAGCAGAGCCAGCGGCTGGTGCGCACGCTTCTGCCCATGTTCCAACTCTACGGGATGATCGCGCCCAAACAGAAGCACACCGTCATGCACGGCCGCTTGGAGAACACCTATATGACGACGATCCCGGCCACCATCGCGGCGGGAGCATCGGAGATCCAGCGCAACATCATCGCGACGCGCGGCCTCGGGTTGCCGAGGTAG